The nucleotide window TGAAGGCATCAGACATGGCTGAAGTTGCTCAGAAACTGGAACAGCTTGAGGAAGTTATGGGTAGTGTTGAACAAGATAATCTTTCATTTCTTGCTTCTGAAACTGTTCATTATAACCCTTCAGATCTCTCATCTTGGCTTGAATCTATGATATCTGAGCTCAATCCGCAAGACCCTTTTTCCAATTCATCTTCCTCCTTCCCAACAAATCAAGTTTATGAGGATTCCTCCTCCTTCGATTCAGATCTAACAGCTATTCCAGGTAAAGCCGTTTTTCCCCAAATTGAAAATCCAGCTCATGAACCGCAGGTGCAGCAGCCACAGAGCAAACGATTCAAACCCACTACAGCAACAGAGTTATCGTCGTCGTCCTCTTCAAGCATCTCCGTGGGGGGTGGTATGTGGGGAAGTTTTCAGAGCGAGTCAATTTCCACACGGCCGGCTGAGTCAACTCGGCCCGTGGTGCTTGTTGACTCGCAAGGCAACGGCGTTCGGCTCGTCCATACATTAATGGCATGTGCAGAAGCAATTCAACAGGAGAAGATGAAATTAGCTGAAGCTCTATTGAAGCAAATTGGATTCTTAGCTGTGTCACAAGCTGGGGCAATGAGAAAAGTCGCGACGTATTTCGCTGAAGCTCTGGCAAGGAAAGTTTACAGATTGTACCCTTCAAACCCTAACGATCCTGCCTTCACCGACCTTCTACAGATGCACTTTTACGAGACTTGCCCTTACCTTAAATTCGCTCATTTCACTGCAAATCAAGCCATTCTTGAAGCTTTTGCAAACAAGAATAAAATCCATGTGATTGATTTCAGTATGAAACAAGGTATGCAATGGCCTGCTTTGTTACAAGCCTTAGCGTTAAGGCCAGGTGGTGCACCAACTTTCAGATTAACTGGAATTGGTCCGCCATCACAAGATAACACAGACCATTTGCAACAAGTTGGTTGGAAATTAGCTCAATTGGCAGAATCAATCAATGTTGAATTCGAATTTAGGGGCTTTGTTGCCAACACTTTAGCTGATCTCGATGCGTCCATGTTCGATATCCGTGAAGGCGAAACTGTTGCAGTGAATTCCATGTTCGAATTACATCAGTTGCTAGCTAGGCCTGGAGGTATAGAGAAGGTGTTGTCATTTGTGAAGGACTTGAAACCTGAGATTTTCACTATCGTCGAGCAAGAAGCTAATCACAATGGACCGgttttcatggaccggttcacgGAGTCATTGCATTATTACTCAACCCTTTTTGACTCGTTGGAGGGTTGCGGCAGCGGTGGCGAATTAGGGCCGGTGAGTGACCAAGATAAGTTGATGTCGGAGGTGTATCTAGGGCGGCAAATCTGCAATTTGGTGTCGTGTGAGGGTGTAGACCGAGTTGAGAGGCACGAGACATTGGCTCAGTGGAGAACCCGGTTTAACTCGGCTGGTTTTGAGCCGGTTCATTTAGGTTCTAATGCATTTAAACAAGCTAGTATGTTACTAGCTTTGTTTGCTGGTGGTGGTGGATACAAAGTGGAAGAAAATAATGGTTGTTTGATGTTGGGTTGGCATACAAGGCCCCTAATTGCTACCTCTGCTTGGAAACTCAGTAGTTAACTCACCGAGTCGGTTCGTTGGCGAGTTGCTTAAGTGGTTCACTCGGTTTTTGGCCTTTCttgttccttttttccttttttacaaaTTTTTAGCAACTTTCTTTTAATCTTCTCTTTTACTAGGTGTTGAGATCtgttttattaaatatattttggtTTTTGGTGGATCGAATCTTGTAATTTTCATGATGAATCTGAACTGTCCAATGTGTATTTacatatgaaaaagaaaaagaaaaaaaaaggactCTTGAGTGTGGAGTTTAACAATAAGAACATGTAATAAGTTGAATATcatcttttcattttttgaattCTCTATGTTTACCAATAAAAATCgtataacaattgaatttgtaagcgGTTTTAATGATATGTGGATTAACTTGACACAAAGTAATAGATTaagttgcaattgaaataaacaatgataaaataacagcaaaccacacgaattgaacaaTTTCAGTCTTGGAAGGTCAGTCACACTTCGGGCCGTTTATCGGGCGGTTATTTACttttaacggtttggcttatcggttatcagcttgtaaatgtattaatccgctagccatccgATAAGATATCGGACGGACATTTCAGATCTGCACGAGTTCCAGCAACACGTTTGAGTAGCAGGGCTACTGGAAACACCAAGTATAGTGTTACATTTCAGCTAGCTAGTTTATTGGTCTTGTTCACAGATCATAAAAGTTGTGTAGAACCTTGTGAATGTTCTAAGAAGATAATTACAGTAAAATAACGTTAGTTTTGTGTCTTAAGTGAAAATACAACAAAGTGTTAATTAGCATGAAACTTGAGAGTAACATGTGACTAAACCCCAAGGATAAGTATAAAGTCGAAATGTCTAATAGAGGTCCACTACTGGAAGTGTGGaagtgtggaaggaatttttattatttaatatacatagtaatatatggataaaataaattatatatatatattcttaacgggttaacggattatccgttaagaaaatttaaaaatccgcccccaaaccgataagctgttaataaaaaaatttcaattcgtTCCCATCCATTAAACCgttaatccgataccaataagtCATTAAGCCACTTTTGCAGTTCAGATTTCGGTtttggttcggttttgaacacccctagtcaCACTCGAACTAGATACACTTCAACAGGTATCAAGATATAGAAAAATAAGAGCttcaaaatagaaataataatgtattgctttggaaAGCGTGTTACCATGTCCTACATGAATTTGCAACCCTCTTTACACAATGGAGGAGTCCTAAACTCTATAAAAAGGCACTACTACAAAAAGGGCCTGCAATTATTTAGTGACAACCGGTCAATTAACTAATAGATTCTTTAAGCTGAAATATTAGCGGCACATGATCATTAGCCActaaaaaatatccttttatcgACAATATAATAAATTGCCACTAAACATTACTAATtagaataaaaaaatttattattttaactttCCATCCGCAtcccaaaaaataataatcttTCCCTCCAATTTTTGTTTGGACAACAATGAATTTAATCCCTCCAATTAGGAAATAATAGGAAAACCTATTCCCTTTATTGAAGGGATACAGAATCGTGCCCTAGCCTACATCGAATGACACGATTAATGAAGTCGCGATAACTCCTCTGCAAGCCTGCATCGATCAGGTCTCCGGCAACTTTTTCTAGAGATTAATTAATCCTCTTCTTTCCAAGGTATAACTTCTCTTCTTACCCAGCAAGTGTGATTTGCAATTGAGTTTGGATTGGTGCTGCTCGATTATGCTCAATCTTCGTCGTCAGTATTCTCCCTTTCATCCGTCGCCAACTTCTCTTTTGGTGTAGGTTCAAGCTTGTTGTAGAAATCATTCTTCTCCTTCACTTTCTTGTCTTTATCGGCAAAAAAATCTGCTTACAAGGTACAAATTTGTAATTTTTGATGTCCAACTATTGTGTTTTGAGATTTGTGAAAGTATAGCTTTTCTACATATGTTAAGTCGTTTGTGATAACCGACTGCCGTTAAATTGATGTGCGATTGATTGGGTTTATTCCTCCTCTACTGCTTTATGAATTGGTTCCTCTGTATGTTTTCTAAGGCTACTGTTATTCTTGTGATTGTTCAGAAATTTTCTACATATTGTGCTTCAATTTCGTACTGGTTTCATCGCCCCTTCGTCGAGTGTATTTGGAAGAGGAGTTTTGGTCGAAGATGCTTGGGAAATAGCAAAGAGATACTTGTCCTCTTACTTCTTGATAGATATTCTTGCAGTTCTTCCTCTACCACAGGTTAGAGTGATTtctcttattcttctttttttggttgaTAATATCAACTTGCTGTCCTGAGTGACCATTAGTCCATGGTGATACATTGCCTAATTGGAAGGTCATGTCCTCAATGTCCGTCTATTTAGGCTCACTCAGCCTTTTTGCTTTGTTTGGCATTGTCTTCTTCAGCACCTTtggtctttcttttaaaaatgttgttgaagtgttaatttaataaatattctTATTTATTGGATAACACATGGTTGGTCGACTGTGTGCAAGATTTATGCTGCTTCAAACAAACAATGTATCCGTTTGTCATGGAGAATGTAGATTTTCATGATATGCAGACCTTTTGGCATTAAATGATTTTCTAAACTTCTGTTTTTTCATGCGCTTCATGATATTAAGGATTTACTATGTTGTTAAGCTAGAATCTCAGCTCTGAAACAGATTGTACAGCGACTAGGTTGCTAACCATAATCATGCTAGCTCATTTCAATGCAAGTACAAATTCTAGATTTATTGTTTTTACTCATGTTGTTTTTCTGTCTTTTCAGGTTGTAATTTTAATTGTAATTCCTAAATTGCGGGGTGCTAGATCTTTGAACATGAAGAATTTGCTGAAATTTGTTGTTTTCTTCCAATATATTCCGAGGCTCCTTCAAGTTTATCCTTTATATAAGGAATTCACAACTCACTGAAACAGCATGGACTGGAGCTTCGTTCAATCTTTTTCTTTATATGCTTGCCAGTCATGTAAGTTTGTAATAACTAATAAGCTTGGTTATAAAAGGCTATCATACTATTCACTCAGATAGTTTAAACTAATGTGTTAGAAAATTACTTTCGGAATGGCACCTAAGGTCTGGCTTGTGGTCAAAGAAGTGGGTACAAACTTTGGGGACTAGGGTTCAAATCTCAATGTAGACAAAATGTTACCcggtgatttctttccatttgtcTCGGTGAGCAAATTACCCTGTACCTTTGCTAGTGGGAGGTAGTAGGTACCCAGTGGAATAATTTAGGCGCGCACAAGCTGTCTATGACACAACTGTTATAAAAAGAAAGTTGGGATGGTTGTATTAAAAAGTGTCTTTTTAAGccttgattttatttttggtcCCAATTGGTGTTGTAGGAATAAAATTTGTTGATTTTCACTCATCTTAAGTTTTCGCTGGCATGCAAACATATGATTACTACAGATATTCAATAATATTAGCAAGTAGTTAAGTCATAATCTTATAGTCCGTTATCTGTGCACTATCATTGTTGAAACATTGATAACAAGTTATTCTCTGCCTTTTAGGTACTTCGAGCGTTTTGGTACCTGTTTTCAATAGAACGTGAGTCTACTTGTTGGCAACGAGCATGTGAAAATTCATCTGCGTGTCATCTTTCTTCATTGTACTATGATGATGATCATACATGATTTAAAATATTGCTAAATAGTTCATGTCCTATAGATACACCAACGCAACACTTTTTGATTTTGGGATATTCCTTGTCGCCCTCCAATCTGGTGTTGTGGAATCAATGGATTTTCCGCAGAAGTTCTTTTATTGTTTCTGGTGGGGTCTGCAGAACTTGAGGTATGCTTGCTATATTTGCTTGAGTTTTGCATATTCAACTGCATGTTTGCTGTTGATATTTTTGTATGTATCACTCTGTCTAACCTCATATGCATGTTTTATATTGTTGTTCTCCAACCATGTATTGCAAACTGAGGTAGGAAGAGTAAGAAACTCTTTTTGATAGCTTTTGGCTTATATTTGTGTATTTGTGGCTTAGCATAGTGCACTTCACATGATGCTAGACATTGCGGTTGTCCCTTTTCAAAGGAATGTATCGGTCTCTAAAATTGATATGCCAAGGTGAGGGGGAGGGTAGGAGATGGATACTTGTCATGCAAGATATATCTCAATCTGTCCATAAAGTCCggccttaattttttttattttttaacaagTTATTTTATAGCATTGTGTATATAAAGTTTTgaataaacacataaaattatTGAAGTTTTGAGTAAAATAAAGATAAACTAAAGAATATAAAGCGCAAGTTATAGAAAAGGATAAATTGATACTTGGTAAGCAACTTCGTAGTAATATATCTAAAGATGAATGAACAAGCAAATTTAGTTAGTTACATTATTTGTATCCAACATGAATAGGAATGGTTTCGCAATTGAagttattcaacaaatataaattcaataatgatcaaatGAGATTCAAACTGTTTATCAAGAACGTCTGTTTAAAAACCTTTTGGAGGTGGGATACTTCTAAAATTATTTGGAGGACTATACTGTTTTGATATAACTCAAAGAAGGTGAGCAACATTCCCTTATAATATGAATCATTCGAATGAGTAACTAACCTGAGTGGTTAAAAGGAGCTATAAAGTTCATGTGTATGACTGTTTCAATTGCATCTTTCGAAAAAAATGATTCTTACACCTTTTTGAACaattaaaaacaaagaaaaaatgatTCTTACACCTTTT belongs to Nicotiana tabacum cultivar K326 chromosome 6, ASM71507v2, whole genome shotgun sequence and includes:
- the LOC107777199 gene encoding DELLA protein GAI1, whose amino-acid sequence is MKRGHTMPYEQLEDSFSGGCSSAAGGGGCSGKGKMWEEDGGVDDELLAVLGYKVKASDMAEVAQKLEQLEEVMGSVEQDNLSFLASETVHYNPSDLSSWLESMISELNPQDPFSNSSSSFPTNQVYEDSSSFDSDLTAIPGKAVFPQIENPAHEPQVQQPQSKRFKPTTATELSSSSSSSISVGGGMWGSFQSESISTRPAESTRPVVLVDSQGNGVRLVHTLMACAEAIQQEKMKLAEALLKQIGFLAVSQAGAMRKVATYFAEALARKVYRLYPSNPNDPAFTDLLQMHFYETCPYLKFAHFTANQAILEAFANKNKIHVIDFSMKQGMQWPALLQALALRPGGAPTFRLTGIGPPSQDNTDHLQQVGWKLAQLAESINVEFEFRGFVANTLADLDASMFDIREGETVAVNSMFELHQLLARPGGIEKVLSFVKDLKPEIFTIVEQEANHNGPVFMDRFTESLHYYSTLFDSLEGCGSGGELGPVSDQDKLMSEVYLGRQICNLVSCEGVDRVERHETLAQWRTRFNSAGFEPVHLGSNAFKQASMLLALFAGGGGYKVEENNGCLMLGWHTRPLIATSAWKLSS